CAGAAACCTAATCCTTTTCCGAAGTCGATCTACGAGAATATCGCGTTCGCACCGCGCATTCACGGCGTGAAAAAGAAGACTGATCTGGATGCGCTTGTTGAATGGAGTCTCAAAAGAGCGGCGCTGTGGGACGAAGTGAAGGATCGGCTTGATGCGCCTGCGTACGATCTGTCAGGAGGGCAGCAACAACGACTCTGCATCGCAAGGGCATTAGCCGTCAAACCTGAGATCATTCTTTTCGATGAGCCCTGTTCTGCCCTAGATCCCATCGCAACCGCGAAGATTGAGGATCTATTGGTCGATCTGAAAAGGGATTACACGGTGGTAATCGTGACACATAACATGCAGCAGGCGGCGAGGGTTGCGGACACGACTGCCTTTTTTTACATGGGAGAGCTCATTGAAATTGGCGAAACGAGGAGGATTTTCGAGAAGCCTGAAAAAAAGTTGACTGAGCAATATATCACAGGGAGGTTTGGTTGAGTTGACAAGGATTGTTTTGAGTGATGAGCTTGCGAAGCTCAATGAGGAAGTCGCTGAGATGGGGAAATTGGCAAGAGAAGCGATAGATAAGGCAATTAGGGCGATCGTCAACGAGGAGTTCGCTCTCAAGGATGAAGTAAGAAAGCTCGATGATGCGATTTATCAGTGGGATTTGAAAATTGAAAAACATTGTATTGACCTCATCGCTCTTCATTCTCCTGTTGCAGGCGATTTGAGAATCGTATCTACCTCTCTCAAAATGATCACAGACCTCAACAGGA
This region of Methanomassiliicoccales archaeon genomic DNA includes:
- the pstB gene encoding phosphate ABC transporter ATP-binding protein; translated protein: MQAKVQVVILALEIVVENLNVFFGDHHVIKNISMKIKRNEITAIIGPSGCGKTTFIRSLNRMNDLIPGCIVKGHVWIDGFDIYQMKADVVEVRKKVGMVFQKPNPFPKSIYENIAFAPRIHGVKKKTDLDALVEWSLKRAALWDEVKDRLDAPAYDLSGGQQQRLCIARALAVKPEIILFDEPCSALDPIATAKIEDLLVDLKRDYTVVIVTHNMQQAARVADTTAFFYMGELIEIGETRRIFEKPEKKLTEQYITGRFG